In Pseudomonas alcaliphila JAB1, a single window of DNA contains:
- the choX gene encoding choline ABC transporter substrate-binding protein, with translation MNRFSALLLAAALSSAGDVWAEDAACATVKLGDPGWSDIAVTNGIASFLLDGLGYKAQTQTLAVPIIFAGLQKGQVDVFLGNWMPAQQSNYDKFVASGEVDKLAQNLAGTEYTLAVPTYAYEAGVKTFADLDKHADKFGKKLYGIASGSPANESIKQMIAADEFGLGDWKLVESSEQAMLVQVGRAVKRDQFVVFLGWTPHPMNVQYDMQYLKGGEKYFGDSGEVNTLARKGYAAQCPNVGKLLSNLTFTQEMENSIMDQVLNKQASNDAAIKAWLQANPQVLDGWLDGVTTRDGGDGLAAVKARL, from the coding sequence ATGAACCGATTCAGTGCGCTGTTACTCGCGGCAGCGCTCAGCAGCGCCGGTGACGTATGGGCCGAGGACGCCGCCTGTGCCACGGTCAAGCTGGGTGACCCGGGCTGGAGCGACATCGCCGTGACCAACGGCATCGCCAGCTTCCTGCTCGACGGCCTGGGCTACAAGGCACAAACCCAGACCCTGGCCGTGCCGATCATCTTCGCCGGCCTGCAGAAGGGCCAGGTCGACGTCTTCCTCGGCAACTGGATGCCGGCGCAGCAGAGTAACTACGACAAGTTCGTCGCCAGCGGAGAAGTGGACAAGCTGGCGCAGAACCTCGCAGGCACCGAGTACACCCTGGCGGTCCCGACCTATGCCTATGAGGCCGGGGTGAAGACCTTCGCCGATCTGGACAAGCATGCCGACAAATTCGGCAAGAAACTCTACGGCATCGCCTCCGGCTCGCCGGCCAACGAGTCGATCAAGCAGATGATCGCCGCCGACGAGTTCGGCCTGGGTGACTGGAAGCTGGTGGAGTCCAGCGAACAGGCGATGCTGGTGCAGGTCGGCCGCGCGGTGAAACGCGATCAGTTCGTGGTATTCCTCGGCTGGACCCCGCACCCGATGAACGTGCAGTACGACATGCAGTATCTGAAAGGCGGCGAGAAATATTTCGGCGACAGCGGCGAGGTCAACACCCTGGCGCGCAAGGGCTACGCCGCGCAGTGCCCCAACGTCGGCAAGCTGCTGAGCAACCTGACTTTCACCCAGGAGATGGAGAACAGCATCATGGATCAGGTGCTGAACAAGCAGGCCAGCAACGACGCTGCGATCAAGGCCTGGCTGCAGGCCAACCCGCAGGTGCTCGATGGCTGGCTGGACGGCGTGACCACCCGCGACGGTGGCGACGGCCTGGCCGCCGTGAAGGCGCGGCTTTGA
- a CDS encoding LysR family transcriptional regulator, which translates to MFKAIDGLSLDALRVFESAARQLSFTAAASELGSSQPAISQQIKRLEQQLATRLFDRIYRGIVLTEAGELLLAHVQEGLASLDAGLVAVTARQQHEVLQVATDFAFAAYWLMPRLQRFNRLYPEVDVSLITSERDPATVPSDIDVAIRFGDGRFKHGEAHLLFGEEVFPVCSPRLLGERQLPLPTEVLSELPLLHLRPEHRSRWFDWEGLFRALGIASLPTPGALRFDNYTLLIQAAIAGQGVAIGWRHLVDELLAQGLLCRLGEAEAHSARGYYLVLPERKRRQRLTARFVDWLQAELDSPAATV; encoded by the coding sequence ATGTTTAAAGCCATCGATGGGCTGTCGCTCGACGCGTTGCGGGTGTTCGAGTCGGCCGCGCGCCAGCTCAGTTTCACCGCCGCCGCCAGTGAATTGGGCAGCAGCCAGCCGGCGATCAGCCAGCAGATCAAGCGTCTGGAGCAGCAACTGGCCACGCGCCTGTTCGACCGTATCTATCGCGGCATTGTGCTGACCGAGGCCGGCGAGCTGTTGCTGGCGCATGTGCAGGAAGGGCTGGCCAGCCTCGATGCCGGGCTCGTCGCCGTCACCGCGCGCCAGCAGCATGAAGTGCTGCAGGTGGCCACCGACTTCGCCTTCGCCGCCTACTGGTTGATGCCGCGTCTGCAGCGCTTCAACCGCCTGTACCCGGAGGTGGACGTCAGCCTGATCACCAGCGAGCGCGACCCGGCCACGGTACCCAGCGATATCGACGTGGCGATCCGTTTTGGCGACGGTCGTTTCAAGCATGGCGAAGCGCACCTGCTGTTCGGCGAAGAGGTGTTTCCGGTGTGCAGCCCGCGTCTGCTCGGCGAGCGCCAGCTACCGCTGCCGACGGAGGTTCTGAGCGAGCTGCCGCTGCTGCACCTGCGCCCCGAGCACCGCTCGCGCTGGTTCGACTGGGAGGGATTGTTCCGCGCCCTCGGCATCGCCAGCCTGCCGACACCCGGCGCGTTGCGTTTCGACAACTACACCCTGCTGATCCAGGCGGCGATTGCCGGGCAGGGCGTGGCCATCGGCTGGCGCCATCTGGTGGATGAACTTCTGGCTCAGGGGCTGCTCTGTCGTCTGGGTGAGGCCGAGGCGCATTCGGCGCGTGGCTATTACCTGGTGCTACCCGAGCGCAAGCGTCGCCAGCGCCTGACCGCGCGTTTCGTCGACTGGTTGCAGGCCGAGCTGGATTCGCCAGCAGCAACCGTTTGA
- the dkgB gene encoding 2,5-didehydrogluconate reductase DkgB, whose amino-acid sequence MKFIPPFGLGTFRLKDQVAIDSVRTGLELGYRHFDTAQIYGNEAAVGQALADSGVARDELFVTTKVWTDNLGSGQVIPSLRESLQRLGLERVDLTLIHWPSPNDEIPVAQYLGELLEAKRQGLTAAIGVSNFTIAHLREAIDAVGVEEITTNQVEIHPLLQNRKLVEFARQHGIHLTAYMPLAYGKVLAEPEIQRIAASHGVSPAQVALAWSLQQGYAVIPSSTKRENLAANLAAAELRLSTEDMTAIEALDRGERVANPGFAPRWD is encoded by the coding sequence ATGAAGTTCATTCCCCCCTTCGGTCTTGGCACTTTCCGCCTCAAGGATCAGGTCGCCATCGACTCGGTACGCACCGGCCTCGAGCTGGGTTACCGGCATTTCGACACGGCGCAGATCTACGGCAACGAGGCTGCTGTCGGCCAGGCCCTCGCCGACAGCGGCGTGGCCCGTGACGAGTTGTTCGTCACCACCAAGGTCTGGACCGATAACCTCGGCAGTGGCCAAGTTATCCCCAGCCTGCGTGAGAGCCTGCAGCGGCTGGGCCTGGAACGGGTCGATCTGACCCTGATCCACTGGCCGTCGCCGAACGACGAGATTCCCGTGGCGCAGTATCTGGGCGAGCTGCTCGAGGCCAAACGCCAAGGTCTGACCGCGGCTATCGGTGTGTCCAACTTCACCATCGCCCATCTACGCGAGGCCATCGATGCGGTGGGTGTGGAAGAGATCACCACCAACCAGGTGGAAATCCATCCGCTGCTGCAGAACCGCAAGCTGGTGGAATTCGCCCGGCAGCATGGCATCCACCTCACTGCCTACATGCCGCTGGCCTACGGCAAGGTGCTGGCCGAGCCGGAGATCCAGCGCATTGCCGCTAGCCATGGCGTCAGCCCTGCGCAGGTGGCCCTGGCCTGGTCGCTGCAGCAGGGTTATGCGGTGATTCCGTCCTCGACCAAGCGGGAGAATCTGGCGGCCAATCTGGCTGCTGCCGAGCTGCGCCTGAGCACCGAAGACATGACAGCCATCGAGGCGCTAGATCGTGGCGAACGCGTTGCCAATCCAGGCTTCGCGCCGCGCTGGGATTGA
- a CDS encoding DASS family sodium-coupled anion symporter, with the protein MSANAASPSLRLPWGLLLALLAGLAIIFLPEQAGLPLAGQRMLAILAFAVIVWISEAVSYEVSAIMILALMAFLLGSAPTLADPDKLIGTKDALNMALSGFANSALALVASALFIAAAMTQTGLDKRIALLTLSKVGASTHRVLLGAIVVTILLSFIVPSATARVACMVPIMMGVIAAFGVDKRSAFAGGIMILVAQATSIWNVGIQTSAAQNLLTAGFMQKLLGQSVTWTDWLIAGAPWSLLMSAVLYWVILRVMPPETDRIEGGKEAVRKALSELGPMTFDERKLLAIVLTLLGFWATEGKLHSFDTASTTLVGLAALLMPGLGVMSWKQAQPRIPWGTVIVFGVGISLGGAVLATGAGTWLAKLLVTHLGMDGLSPFWVFAVLGGFLIIIHLGFASATALTSAMLPIMIALLLQLGGDINPLGMSMLLGYVVSFGFLLPINAPQNMVCIGTDTFTARQFLRTGIWLTLVGYGLMLVFALTWWRWLGWM; encoded by the coding sequence ATGTCCGCTAACGCTGCTTCCCCGTCCTTGCGCCTACCCTGGGGGCTGTTGCTCGCGCTGCTTGCCGGCCTGGCGATCATCTTCCTGCCGGAACAGGCCGGATTACCGCTGGCCGGGCAGCGCATGCTGGCAATTCTCGCTTTCGCGGTGATCGTCTGGATCAGCGAGGCGGTGAGTTACGAGGTCAGCGCCATCATGATCCTGGCGCTGATGGCCTTCCTGCTCGGCAGCGCACCGACCCTGGCCGACCCGGACAAGCTCATCGGCACCAAGGATGCCCTGAACATGGCCCTCAGCGGTTTTGCCAACTCGGCACTGGCGCTGGTGGCTTCGGCACTGTTCATCGCCGCCGCGATGACCCAGACCGGGCTGGACAAACGCATTGCCCTGCTGACTCTGTCCAAGGTCGGCGCCAGCACCCATCGCGTGCTGCTCGGTGCCATCGTGGTGACCATTCTGCTCAGCTTCATCGTACCCAGCGCCACGGCGCGGGTGGCCTGCATGGTGCCGATCATGATGGGGGTGATCGCCGCCTTCGGCGTGGACAAGCGCTCGGCCTTCGCTGGTGGCATCATGATTCTGGTGGCGCAGGCCACCAGCATTTGGAACGTCGGCATCCAGACTTCGGCGGCGCAGAATCTACTTACCGCCGGCTTCATGCAGAAGCTGCTCGGCCAATCGGTGACCTGGACTGACTGGCTGATCGCCGGCGCACCCTGGAGTCTGCTGATGTCAGCGGTGCTTTACTGGGTGATCCTACGCGTCATGCCGCCGGAAACCGATCGCATCGAAGGCGGCAAGGAGGCCGTGCGCAAGGCGCTCAGTGAACTCGGGCCGATGACCTTCGATGAGCGCAAGCTGCTGGCCATCGTCCTCACCTTGCTCGGTTTCTGGGCCACCGAGGGCAAGCTGCACAGCTTCGACACCGCTTCCACCACCCTGGTGGGCCTGGCGGCGTTGCTGATGCCAGGGCTCGGCGTAATGAGCTGGAAGCAGGCACAGCCGCGCATTCCATGGGGCACGGTGATCGTCTTCGGCGTTGGCATCAGCCTCGGTGGTGCGGTGCTGGCCACGGGCGCCGGCACCTGGCTGGCCAAGCTGCTGGTAACCCATCTGGGCATGGATGGGCTGTCGCCATTCTGGGTGTTCGCCGTACTCGGTGGCTTTCTGATCATCATTCACCTCGGCTTTGCCAGCGCCACGGCGCTGACCTCAGCGATGCTGCCGATCATGATTGCCCTGCTGCTGCAGCTTGGCGGAGACATCAACCCGCTGGGCATGAGCATGCTGCTCGGCTACGTGGTCAGCTTCGGCTTCCTGTTGCCGATCAACGCGCCACAGAACATGGTCTGTATCGGCACCGATACCTTCACCGCCCGGCAATTCCTGCGCACCGGCATCTGGCTGACGCTGGTTGGCTACGGGCTGATGCTGGTGTTCGCCCTGACCTGGTGGCGTTGGCTGGGGTGGATGTAG
- the pbpG gene encoding D-alanyl-D-alanine endopeptidase, with the protein MKLRHSILGLLLCGSLVVSNLQAAPAQPKQELAAGSALLIDLKTGQELYSSNPDLRLPVASVTKLMTAMVVLDAKLPLDEMLPITIRDTQEMQGVFSRVRIGSEITRREMLHLALMSSENRAAASLAHHYPGGHAAFVAAMNAKAKALGMHSSHFVEPTGLSELNVATARDLALMVKAANQYPLIHQFSTDSEATVAFRKPNYTLGFRNTNALVRKPDWNINLSKTGFTNAAGRCLVMATTIANRPVAFVVLGAFGKYTHMADANRLKRWMETGKVTPVPAAALSYKQQKLAEWSLQAAQ; encoded by the coding sequence GTGAAACTCCGTCATTCGATTTTGGGCCTGCTGCTGTGCGGCAGCCTTGTTGTTTCGAACCTCCAGGCCGCGCCTGCCCAGCCGAAGCAGGAGCTGGCCGCCGGTAGTGCCTTGCTGATCGATCTGAAGACCGGCCAGGAGCTCTATTCCAGCAACCCGGACCTGCGCCTGCCGGTCGCCTCGGTCACCAAGCTGATGACCGCCATGGTGGTGCTCGACGCCAAGCTGCCGCTGGACGAGATGCTGCCGATCACCATCCGCGACACCCAGGAAATGCAGGGTGTGTTCTCCCGCGTGCGCATCGGCAGTGAAATCACGCGCCGCGAAATGCTGCACCTGGCGCTGATGTCCTCGGAGAACCGCGCTGCCGCCAGTCTTGCGCACCATTACCCGGGTGGCCACGCCGCCTTCGTCGCAGCCATGAACGCCAAGGCCAAGGCGCTGGGCATGCACAGCAGCCACTTCGTCGAACCCACCGGCCTGTCCGAACTGAACGTCGCCACGGCGCGTGACCTGGCGCTGATGGTCAAGGCCGCCAACCAGTATCCGCTGATCCACCAGTTCAGCACCGACTCCGAAGCCACCGTGGCTTTCCGCAAGCCCAACTACACCCTGGGTTTTCGCAACACCAACGCCCTGGTGCGCAAACCCGACTGGAACATCAACCTGAGCAAGACCGGCTTCACCAATGCCGCCGGTCGCTGCCTGGTGATGGCCACCACCATCGCCAACCGTCCGGTGGCCTTCGTGGTACTCGGTGCGTTCGGCAAGTACACCCACATGGCCGACGCCAACCGCCTCAAGCGCTGGATGGAGACTGGCAAGGTCACTCCGGTGCCGGCTGCGGCGCTCAGCTACAAGCAGCAGAAGCTGGCCGAGTGGAGTCTGCAGGCCGCGCAGTAA
- the betC gene encoding choline-sulfatase: protein MKRPNILFIMADQMAAPILPLHDAASPVQMPNLMKLAEQAVVFDSAYCNSPLCAPSRFTLVSGRLPSKIGAYDNAADFPADVPTYAHYLRRLGYRTALSGKMHFCGPDQLHGYEERLTSDIYPADYGWAVNWDEPDVRASWYHNMSSVLQAGPCVRSNQLDFDEEVVFKARQYLYDHVRMSPDQPFCLTVSMTHPHDPYTIGREYWDRYEGVDIPLPRQHIEQSEQDPHSQRLLKVIDLWDKPLPEDKIRDARRAYFGACSYIDDNIGKLLRTLEECGLAEDTLIVFSGDHGDMLGERGLWYKMHWFEMSARVPLLVHAPQRFTAHRVSQSVSTLDLLPTLVELAGGQVEQGLELEGHSLLPHLQGKGGHDEVLGEYMAEGTLSPLMMIRRGPWKFVYSEQDPLLLFDLDSDPLERQNLAESSEHRGILAGFIAEARERWDIPAIHAATLASQRRRRLVAEALSQGKLTSWDHQPWVDASQQYMRNHIDLDDLERRARFPQV from the coding sequence ATGAAGCGCCCGAACATCCTCTTCATCATGGCCGACCAGATGGCCGCGCCGATCCTGCCGCTGCACGACGCCGCCTCGCCGGTGCAGATGCCCAACCTGATGAAGCTGGCCGAGCAGGCCGTGGTGTTCGACTCGGCCTACTGCAACAGCCCGCTCTGCGCGCCGTCGCGCTTCACCCTGGTCAGCGGGCGGCTGCCATCGAAGATCGGCGCCTACGACAATGCCGCCGATTTCCCCGCCGATGTGCCGACCTACGCCCATTACCTGCGCCGCCTCGGCTACCGCACTGCGCTATCGGGCAAGATGCACTTCTGCGGGCCGGACCAGCTGCACGGTTACGAGGAGCGCCTGACCAGCGACATCTATCCCGCCGACTACGGCTGGGCGGTGAACTGGGACGAGCCGGACGTGCGCGCCAGTTGGTACCACAACATGTCCTCGGTGCTGCAGGCCGGCCCCTGCGTGCGCAGCAACCAGCTGGATTTCGACGAGGAGGTGGTGTTCAAGGCCCGCCAGTACCTCTACGACCACGTGCGCATGAGTCCGGATCAGCCGTTCTGCCTGACCGTGTCGATGACCCACCCGCATGACCCCTACACCATCGGCCGCGAATACTGGGATCGCTACGAGGGCGTGGACATTCCTCTGCCGCGCCAGCACATCGAGCAGAGCGAGCAGGACCCGCACTCGCAGCGTCTGCTCAAGGTCATCGACCTGTGGGACAAACCGCTGCCCGAGGACAAGATTCGCGATGCCCGCCGCGCCTACTTCGGCGCCTGCAGCTATATCGACGACAACATCGGCAAGTTGCTCAGAACCCTGGAAGAATGCGGCCTGGCCGAGGACACCCTGATCGTCTTCTCCGGCGACCACGGCGACATGCTTGGCGAGCGCGGCCTCTGGTACAAGATGCACTGGTTCGAAATGTCCGCCCGCGTGCCGTTGCTGGTGCATGCACCGCAGCGCTTCACCGCGCATCGGGTCAGTCAGTCGGTCTCCACTCTCGATCTGCTGCCAACGCTGGTGGAACTGGCCGGCGGCCAGGTCGAGCAGGGCCTGGAGCTGGAGGGTCACTCGCTGCTGCCGCATCTGCAAGGCAAGGGCGGCCATGATGAAGTGCTCGGCGAATACATGGCCGAAGGCACGCTCAGCCCGCTGATGATGATTCGCCGCGGTCCCTGGAAATTCGTCTATTCCGAGCAGGATCCACTGCTGCTGTTCGATCTGGACAGCGACCCGCTCGAACGTCAGAACCTGGCCGAGTCCAGCGAGCATCGCGGCATCCTCGCCGGTTTCATCGCCGAAGCGCGCGAGCGCTGGGACATCCCGGCCATCCACGCCGCCACTCTCGCCAGCCAGCGCCGCCGCCGTCTGGTGGCCGAGGCGCTGAGCCAAGGCAAGCTGACCAGCTGGGATCACCAGCCCTGGGTCGATGCCAGCCAACAGTACATGCGCAACCATATCGATCTCGACGACCTGGAACGCCGCGCCCGTTTTCCCCAGGTATGA
- a CDS encoding LysR family transcriptional regulator codes for MKTSLEEMLAFVSVVDCGSISAAAEQLEQTASGVSRALSRLEEKLAVTLLRRTTRRLELTEEGEVFLAQARRILASVEDAEEQMTLRRQAPAGRLRINTASPFMLHVIVPLIGEFRTLYPQIELELHSDDRIIDLLERRTDLAIRIGNLPDSSLHARPLCHSRRRVLASPDYLRRHGTPTRTEDLVRHSLIGFTEPDSLNEWPLRHALGERWRITPSLRASSGDTILELALAGEGLVCLSDFMTDATRASGALVEVLAEQRVEVRQPINAVYYRNTALASRITCFLDFLSERLGCPS; via the coding sequence ATGAAGACCAGCCTGGAAGAAATGCTCGCCTTCGTCAGCGTGGTCGACTGCGGCTCGATCAGCGCCGCCGCCGAGCAGCTGGAGCAAACCGCGTCCGGCGTCAGCCGTGCCCTCAGCCGGCTGGAGGAAAAACTCGCCGTCACCTTGCTACGCCGCACCACCCGGCGTCTGGAGCTGACCGAGGAGGGCGAGGTGTTCCTGGCCCAGGCACGGCGCATCCTCGCCAGCGTCGAGGACGCCGAGGAACAGATGACCCTGCGCCGCCAGGCACCGGCTGGGCGCCTGAGGATCAACACTGCCTCGCCTTTCATGCTGCACGTGATCGTGCCGCTGATCGGCGAATTTCGTACGCTCTATCCACAGATAGAACTGGAGCTGCACAGCGACGACCGCATCATCGATCTGCTGGAACGCCGCACCGACCTGGCCATCCGCATCGGCAACCTGCCGGACTCCAGCCTGCACGCCCGACCGCTGTGTCACAGCCGCCGCCGCGTGCTGGCCAGCCCCGATTACCTGCGCCGCCATGGCACGCCGACGCGTACCGAGGATCTGGTCAGGCACAGCCTGATCGGCTTCACCGAGCCGGACAGCCTCAACGAATGGCCGCTACGTCACGCCCTCGGCGAGCGCTGGCGCATCACCCCGAGCCTGCGCGCCTCCAGCGGCGACACCATTCTCGAACTGGCCCTGGCCGGCGAAGGTCTGGTGTGCCTGTCAGACTTCATGACCGATGCCACCCGCGCCAGCGGCGCGTTGGTGGAGGTGCTGGCCGAGCAACGCGTGGAGGTGCGCCAGCCGATCAACGCGGTGTACTACCGCAACACCGCGCTGGCGTCACGCATCACCTGCTTTCTCGATTTTCTCAGCGAGCGGCTGGGCTGTCCGAGCTGA
- a CDS encoding SDR family oxidoreductase gives MRKNLLITGASRGIGRATALLAAAGGWTVGINYRSDRAAADEVVAQIEAMGGTAIALPGDVAVEEDVQRLFAAMGKFGPLHGLVVNAGIVAPPMPLLEMSGERLQRMFDVNVLGSYLTAREGARRMARSRGGEGGSMVLVSSVAASLGAPFEYVDYAGAKGAMDVLTRGLAKELGGEGVRVNAVRPGLIDTEIHASGGQPDRAERLGKTTPLGRAGRAEEVAEAIVWLLDDKASYTTGALIDIAGGR, from the coding sequence ATGCGCAAGAACCTGCTGATTACCGGCGCCAGCCGCGGCATCGGCCGCGCCACTGCCCTTCTGGCCGCCGCTGGCGGCTGGACGGTCGGCATCAACTATCGCAGTGACCGCGCCGCCGCCGATGAGGTGGTGGCGCAGATCGAGGCCATGGGCGGCACGGCCATCGCCCTGCCCGGCGATGTGGCGGTTGAAGAGGATGTACAGCGCCTGTTCGCGGCCATGGGCAAGTTCGGCCCACTGCACGGCCTGGTGGTCAATGCCGGCATCGTCGCCCCGCCCATGCCGTTGCTGGAGATGAGCGGCGAGCGCCTACAACGGATGTTCGACGTCAACGTGCTGGGCAGCTATCTCACCGCTCGCGAAGGTGCCCGGCGCATGGCCCGTAGTCGTGGTGGCGAGGGTGGTTCGATGGTGCTGGTGTCGTCGGTGGCCGCCAGTCTTGGCGCGCCCTTCGAGTACGTCGACTATGCCGGCGCCAAGGGCGCGATGGACGTGCTGACTCGCGGCCTGGCCAAGGAATTGGGCGGCGAGGGTGTACGGGTCAATGCCGTGCGCCCGGGTCTGATCGACACCGAGATCCACGCCAGCGGCGGCCAACCGGACCGCGCCGAGCGCCTCGGCAAAACCACGCCGCTGGGCCGCGCCGGGCGTGCCGAGGAAGTCGCCGAAGCCATCGTCTGGCTGCTCGATGACAAGGCCAGCTACACCACTGGCGCGCTGATCGATATCGCCGGCGGCCGATAG
- a CDS encoding SulP family inorganic anion transporter, with protein sequence MRLPDRQTILPFLRWLPGISHKTLGNDLLVGLTGAILALPQSLAYALIAGLPAEYGLYAAIVPVIIACLWGSSWHLICGPTAAISIVLFTSVSPMARIGSDEFIALILLLTFLAGLFQWLLGLLRFGALVNFVSQSVVLGFTLGAALVIAIGQMPNLLGVEVASQPTALTSLLQIGQHLPEAHWPSLALAAFTLLLSVAVRKLWPKAPALLIGLVCGSLLAWLLPARFTADIAMVAPFEGGLPPLTLLSFDLDNVLRLLPAAVACGMLGLVTSLSIARALAVKSHQFLDANQEVRAQGLSNMLGPWFSASLSAGSFTRSALNLQAGARTPLAGVFSALLVALFAVFGAALLTHIPLPVMAAGILLICWGLVDLPAIRALRRVSRSEFMVMLLTFAATLVLELQTAIYAGVLASLFFYLKRTSQPRVRLWQDGEDEVLRIEGSIFFGACQYIQQLLQRSRGQRLVIDARHINFIDYAGVEMLHQEARRLQALKRSLVLRQARPPVVEEILKLEGAERCPVLFED encoded by the coding sequence ATGCGCCTACCTGACCGACAGACCATACTGCCGTTTCTCCGCTGGTTGCCTGGCATCAGCCACAAGACCCTCGGCAACGACCTGCTGGTGGGCCTGACCGGTGCCATCCTGGCCCTGCCGCAGTCGCTGGCCTACGCGCTGATTGCCGGCCTGCCCGCCGAATACGGCCTGTACGCCGCCATCGTGCCGGTGATCATCGCCTGTCTGTGGGGCTCGTCCTGGCACCTGATCTGCGGGCCGACCGCCGCCATCTCCATCGTCCTGTTCACCAGCGTCAGCCCCATGGCACGCATCGGCAGCGACGAATTCATCGCCCTGATCCTGCTGCTGACCTTTCTCGCCGGGCTGTTCCAGTGGCTGCTCGGCCTGCTGCGCTTCGGCGCGCTGGTGAACTTCGTCTCGCAGTCGGTGGTGCTCGGCTTCACCCTCGGCGCGGCACTGGTGATCGCCATCGGACAGATGCCCAATCTGCTCGGCGTGGAAGTCGCCAGCCAACCCACAGCCCTGACCAGCCTGCTGCAGATCGGCCAGCACCTGCCCGAGGCGCACTGGCCGAGTCTGGCCCTGGCGGCCTTTACACTGCTGCTCAGCGTGGCCGTGCGCAAACTCTGGCCGAAGGCGCCCGCACTGCTGATCGGCCTCGTCTGCGGCAGTCTGCTGGCGTGGCTGCTACCGGCACGGTTCACCGCTGATATCGCTATGGTGGCGCCATTCGAAGGTGGTCTGCCGCCTTTGACCCTGCTGAGCTTCGACCTCGACAACGTGCTGCGCCTGCTACCGGCAGCGGTGGCCTGCGGCATGCTCGGGCTGGTCACCAGCCTGTCCATCGCCCGCGCGCTGGCGGTGAAATCGCACCAGTTCCTCGATGCCAACCAGGAAGTACGCGCCCAGGGCTTGTCGAACATGCTCGGGCCGTGGTTTTCCGCGTCGCTGTCGGCCGGCTCCTTCACCCGCTCGGCGCTGAACCTGCAGGCCGGCGCACGCACGCCGCTGGCCGGGGTGTTCTCGGCGCTGCTGGTGGCGCTGTTCGCGGTGTTCGGCGCAGCGCTGCTGACGCATATCCCGCTGCCGGTGATGGCGGCCGGCATCCTGCTGATTTGCTGGGGCTTGGTGGATCTGCCGGCGATCCGTGCACTACGTCGGGTCAGTCGCTCCGAGTTCATGGTGATGCTGCTGACCTTCGCCGCCACCCTGGTGCTGGAGCTGCAGACGGCGATCTACGCCGGCGTGTTGGCCTCGTTGTTCTTCTACCTCAAGCGCACCTCGCAGCCGCGCGTGCGCCTGTGGCAGGACGGCGAAGACGAGGTGCTGCGCATCGAGGGCTCGATCTTCTTCGGCGCCTGCCAGTACATCCAGCAGTTGCTGCAGCGCAGCCGCGGGCAGCGCCTGGTGATCGACGCACGGCACATCAACTTCATCGACTACGCCGGCGTGGAGATGCTGCACCAGGAGGCACGCCGCCTGCAGGCACTGAAGCGCAGCCTGGTATTGCGTCAGGCACGACCGCCAGTGGTGGAGGAAATCCTCAAGCTCGAAGGCGCCGAGCGCTGCCCGGTGTTGTTCGAGGATTGA